The sequence below is a genomic window from Babesia bigemina genome assembly Bbig001, chromosome : II.
AGCATGGCACCGTCATCCATGCTGTTGACGACGCTGCTGATATCCGACAGCATGTCCATCGAGAGGTCGGCGAGGCTGCGGGATGGCGGAGTCATGCTGAAAGGTGTGGCTGCGCTGTGATCCTGGGCGTGGCGTCGCACATCGGGCACTTGTTTCGATAAGCTCGGGGCAGTGCGCGTGCACGAAGTCCAAGACGAAGTCGACATCGCGTCCACGCTCAACTGCCTCGTCAGTTGCGATCGTATTATGTGGCCTTGGCGGGAGAGGTAGTCGTACAACCGCGCCGACCCAGGCTCAGACGACAGGGACATATCGGAGCGACAGGTGCCTTCGTCGTCGCCAAAGTCGGAGGCGAACTCGGAACTAGAGGTGAACCCGGGAGCGGCAGGGTTGGCGCACTGAAGGTCCGGGAACTGCAGCACGTCAGAACGGCGGTCTGACCTAGCGCTGGACACCACAGATCCTGGGTTGTTCGGCAACCCTACGCTGTCAACCTTCACTGACGCAGCTACGGAGCTGTGGTCATCGTTGCTAGTGTCCTCGACGCTCGACCCTCCGCAGAACGGGGCCCTGATGAAGTTCCGCATCAAATGCAGCTGGTAGTCGTTCGGATGCGCTTTGACAAACGAGGAGCTGGTAGAGTTCCAGAATAGCAAAACGAACTCATCAGCCCCATCGTTGAGACCCTGGAACCCAGAGTCGCCATTGCCGTTCGGGGTGGACTCCTTCCTGCCCTCCAACGCCGAAGTTGCGTAGTTGGCCGATGTCTCCACCACGGACTTCACGCACGATGAGCGTTGCGAGTTCAGAAACGACAGCTTGCGTTTGTTCACCTTCACCCAGCGCTGCTGCGAGACGTAGCACAACTCCAAACCGCCGACCTGCAGGCCGCGGCTGTCCAGCAGCCTTACGTTCTTCAGAACTATGCTCGGCGTAACGTCAAGCACACGCAGAGATAAAGATGCAGAGGCCAGGCACAGGTTAGTGCTGTCATCCACAACGTCGATGGCGAGAGTCCCGCTCTGAGCTATGGTGCTGTGGTCGCCGCTTTGATGACAGCGCAACAGCGCGAACGCGGTGTCCACATTATTCGACACCACGCTGTCGATGTCCAAGGTGTCGGACATGCGCGTGGAGCCCGTCGGGAGCTCGCCGAAACCGTTTGACGACCATGGGTTGCGCTCACAAACACGAGGCGACAACGTCCACAACAGGCGCGCGCACTTCACCCTTGCATGCGCCCTCACATTGGGGTCCAATGTGAGCTCCTTCACGTGGAACGCGAATAAGAAGGAGTGCGTCGTGTACTCACCTCTGCTGCTGGCTGAGGAGCGCGTTGTGCACGACATTGCCTTCACAAACTGCAAGAGTTTCTTCAGGTTTAATCAAAAAAGCCCTACCCGGGCTTCTGACAGGTGTTACACGCGGACGCAGTCGCACGTGTATGATAGAGTCTTCGTAGTTCTGGTTTCAACCTACCTTATGGAGACCAGGCTCTGCATGATCATCCACGACTTAGAGACGCGTTGAACTAATACTATTTTCAAAACAGCATGCCACGAGCTTCTTAGTATCGTCTGTTGCCGGTTTGTATCACAAAAACCAAAAAATTAATACCATGATTGAATAATGCAGGTGGGAGTCACAAACCATTACATTATCGATGTAAGTATCCCACCAAAGGCGCGTTGTGGCACTATAATACGATGCTTTTCCTCACAAATCGGTCAAATTTTGATACCCGAGACATTCCTCATCACAGACGAAAATGCCTCTTTTGTCTAGACAGCGCCCTGAGTGCACAGCCACAGAGCAGCCGATTACGCGCAATTACACAATGGCATGCACAAAATATATCCACACATACTCTGCTCCCAAGCGTTTATGGTCTGCAAATTAGACAAAGCAGACACCCTGCGAATGTCAATGCCGTGCCGCAAGTGCGATGGAGACGCAACCCGGACTGATATACACTGCATTGACCTGTATTAGTGCTGCAGTAGGCACGTCATACAGAGGTGTAACCAAATCGCCAGGTTATGTGATAATGTGTGAAGCTTTTGACGTAGCATCTCGCCAGCAGCGAGGCGCAGCCGCACAGACACGGTGGCAATGAGTGCCAACTGCTAAAACGTGAGAAAAACTGTTGAAAGAGGCTCAGAGCTGCAACCGCTTTCGGATTCACGCACATGTGTAATGTGGCAGACTGCTAACTGAACTCACATAGCCCGTAAGACAGACACCCATTGTCCATTACCAACTCAGCCAGCACATCGTCCATTAAACACCGTACGGATAAGACGGCGCACCTCGTAGTGACATGATTAACATGTGTTTAGAATTTTCTAGTATACACCTATCAAGCAGGCAGCCTGACTGGCCGCGGGCAACGACCGCCTTCTTCCACACCTTATTTCCTTGCTCGCTTTAACCCTGTCGTCTGTTCTGCACACCGCAAAATTTTGCCAGATGCCTTTGGTATCAGCTGTTTGCACTGTAGCCACGTGATACCTTTATCCCTCCGGGTGTGCGCGTGTCACAGCTGTGGTTAGCAATGGCGGCAAACATAGGTTGGTAAAGCTCTGATACCGGGATTCAACGTGATTTTAGGCGCGAGGCTCCACAAGGACGGCATAGTCGCCAACGGCATCGAGCTGGTCATCAGGTAGGCTGAAGCGCACAGAGTCAACATGTCTAGGCGTTGGGTTAAGGGCCGCGAGGAGATGGGTGCCATTTTCGCCGACAAAACGACGCAGTTTGCGCATGTGAAGGTGCTCACGGACTCGAGGAATACGGACCAGTGTCGCAACAGCCTGAAGCTGGGAAGCAACGTCGACATGGCCATCATCTGCACCGTCACCGCCGTGCATGCCCACTCGAGCAAGGGCGGCGTTGTGACCATATGGACGTGCTCGGACCTACAGGACACCGCGTTGAAAGTGGCTATATACGGAAGTATACCGGGCGAGCTAAACGCTGTCAGCCAGGGCAGCGTCATCGCGGTGCTGAACCCCGACCTGAACGACAGCAACAGGGACTACAACTACAGGAGCATCTCGATAAAGCACTGCGACAACGTGCTCCTCATAGGAGAGGTCGACGGGCTGCGGTTTTGCAAGGGCGTCACTGCGAAGGGCGCCGGCTGCAAGAATCTCGTGTACACCCACCACCAGGGTGAGTTCTGCAAGTTCCACCTGAAGGCGGCATTTGCCAAGCCTAAACCCAACAAGAGCACCGAGTCCGCGAACCCGGCAGATATACTTAAAACCGTGCATGAACGGCTCGAAACCAAGCACCAAGAGGAGGCAATGGGGCACTTTGTGTTCAAGCCGTCCGAGCCTGCCCACCCAACGGCGGTCCTCTCTAAGCTCGCAGGCTTAAACAGCCTGGTGCACAAGGTGACGCAAAATCGCATGAAAACGTCAGCTCCCGCGCACGTCACTGTGCCGGTGGGTTCTCAACCCAATAAGGCCCGACCCAGGGATGAGTCAATAAACCGAACCAAGGAATTCGAGGCTGCCGTTCGCAGCCTAAAGTCGCTAATGAACTCGGTACGCACACACACCTCAGCTGATAACGTCGCGGCAGGGGCAGAAGGAAAGCAAGAAACTCCTCGGCGTGCTGCAGCTCATCGCAAAGTACATTCACTATGTCGACAGGGAGGTCGCCAAGAAGAGCCCGCTTTTGAAGATGTGctcggagctgctggagcacccCGTCGACGGCGTGGCTATAGAAAGCCTGAAGCTGCGCCGGGAGTTCAGAAGGATGCTGCATTCGCCCGTCAAGGACAACTCGACGCCCACGTATCTTGTAGGCGTGAGGCGACCCGAAGACAAGCAGGTCGCAACCGACCGCGCGGTAACTGTGTATGCGAAACCGACGCATCCTGTCGCAGACTGACAAGGATCTCGACATCATCATGTCAGCCGCATCCGAGGTCGACGCTTACGTCGAGAAGGTAACAGCGTGGCTCGGCCGTCACACACCTCGCGCAGGAAAATGTAGAGACCATGAAACGCAAGCTCGTAACGCTCGAGCGCATGGACAAGGCGGAAGAAATGAAGAAGACCGTTACGGAGATCGAAATTACGGCGTCCTACTGCCACGACTGCAACGCATGGACGGAGTACCCAAATCCCGTTTGCAAGCGCGAGGGTCACCACTGCGCATCCAAAAAGTGCAAAAAAGAATACCACCTGTGTTTGGAAGCTTCGTGTGGCTACCGCTACTTCTCCCTCAATGGACAGAAGCCCCCATCGTGCCCGGGGTGAGTGGAGCCTCTCGCCGCGCACATTTGAACGCAGCTGCAAAAAGTCAACGATCGTCTCGCAGAAGACATCAGTGTATAAACTGAGGCCGGATTATCTCCTTCCTAACGAACTGCTGCTCGACTGCGAGATCGGCGCCACGCGACCGCTGGACGCCGATGAGTGACGCCATGGATGCCTTCCATGCCGTCATGTTTGCGTGTATTGCAAACAAGGAGTTCCAAGGAATCTCTGCCGAGGAGTCTGCTGACAAATTCGTCACTCTTCTCGAGCAGAATGGCATCAAATGTATCGCGTCAGACTTCGACGCCACCATGATCTCCAACCACTCCGGTAGGCGCCGCTCCGGCAGCCACACTTTCATGTCCGCCGCAGGTGGCTACTGTGACCCTAACGTCGACGTGGACGTGCTCTCCTCAGTCACTGAGCACTTCAAAGCGATGGGAAGGCGCCTCAAGCGCAGTCACATTAAGCTAGTGATCGTCACCTTCTCCGACGACACGCACGTGAAGGACCACCCCGTGTACATTAGCGGCGCGCGCATGGTGAACAAGGCGCTGGAGTATAGCGATTGCGATGCGCGCATCGAGAAGGTTTACGACTTTTACCCTAGGTAAGGCTCGCCGGCTGCGGTTGCACCTGCTCCAGGTACTGGGAAGACCCGTCGCGCTACAAGCTGCTCGGCCTCAACGCCCCCATGCCCAGGTGCAAGGAGTACCATCTCAACCGGGTATGTTGTGTTCGCGGTTCCGCTCACAGGCCCCGCAGATTTGCGAGGACTTCGGCTTCAAGATGAACGAGATCATCCTGATTGACGACGACATCCAAAACTGCAAAAACGCGAAGGAAATCGGCGCGTCCGCACTTCACGTGACGCACGAAGGCTTCAATCTCGCAGAAGTAGAATTAGTTTGAATGCTTCGTGTAATCGAGGTACGATAGCATCACGGGCATCAACTCTCCGTCGAGCACTGCGTGCACCTCCGCCGTCTCCCAGTCGGTGCGATGGTCCTTGAAACGCTGTTCCGGGTTCAGGATGTAGCTGCGCATGTGCTTCCCCCAGTCCGCATCCACCTCTTCGCCTCGCAGCTCCTCGCACTTCTCGCGGAGCTGGTCCTGCGGGCGCTTCAGGTTACTACGCTGATCACATACCTTATAATGTGCGTCCACCATCTCGCCCAGCCGCTTCATCGCTATCTCGCGGTTCTGCGCCTGCGACCGCTCCGTCTGCACCCGCACGGAGAGCCCCGTCTTCTTGTGGGTTACACGCACTGCTCGCTTTGTGAGACCGCCACACTCAACGTACCAGCCGTCTCGACCTTGTTCACATTCTGGCCGCCTTTACCACCGCTCCGCATCGTTTCGACGGTAACGTCGCGATCTGTGACCTGGCGTGAGCTGTGGTAGCGCTGCACGTCCTGGTCGGACTCCGACAGCATGGGGACGACTTGCACGCTGCTGAACGTGGTCTGCCGCTTACGCATCGCGTTGTACGGTGAGTTGCGTACGAGGCGGTGGGTGCCCTTTTCCCCCTTGAAGAGCTTGTAGGCGTATTCTCCCTGCACCTCGAACTCTAGCATGCGATACCCAACCTTGTCCCCGGGGACCGCGTCGCACTCGACGTACCTCAGCGACTTCGGCAGATCGCCGTAACGGTCGCGGTCCCAGCTATCGGGCGGAGAGTAGTGGTGTATGAACCGCTTGTACATGCGCCCGAGAATCTTACAGAAGTCGAAGGCTTCCGTTCCGCCGACGCCTGTGAGTCAGATGGCTGCACAGCTGATCAACCCACCTGCGGTGATGGTGACTCGGCAGTCATTTCTGTCGTATTGGCAGAGATCCAGGGTGCTCCCACTGTTTGCGGTGGACTTGGCAGCGGGTCGGGTGGCTCTCGTGGCCAGCGGAGCTCTGACGCGCCTTGTTGTCTAAAGCATGGGTACCAACCGGGATAAGAAGCTGAGGCCGGGATCCTGGAGCCAGCGCCCGCTCAGGGGCAGCGCCAGCCGCAGCTCGCGTCGGAACAGCGGCGCGATGATGGAGGTGCTCATAGACAGCGATTCGCGGAAAACAAGTGGCAGCAACGCCAACAACAACATCGATTCTCAATCGAGGTCTCAGCACATACGGCTCAGACCGCCCGGGTCGGGATGGCTAAAGTCATGTTTATTAATAGGGCTGGTCGACAGCCTGTGTTTAAGTGACGAAGACGCCCAATAGGTAGGTAACGGCCGTATACCACACCTCGGTGGAATCTCTGGCGACGCGGCTCTGCATCCGCCGCCGCAAAGGGCTAAACGGCCACA
It includes:
- a CDS encoding p36 protein, putative, producing the protein MSDAMDAFHAVMFACIANKEFQGISAEESADKFVTLLEQNGIKCIASDFDATMISNHSGGYCDPNVDVDVLSSVTEHFKAMGRRLKRSHIKLVIVTFSDDTHVKDHPVYISGARMVNKALEYSDCDARIEKVYDFYPRYWEDPSRYKLLGLNAPMPRCKEYHLNRICEDFGFKMNEIILIDDDIQNCKNAKEIGASALHVTHEGFNLAEVELV
- a CDS encoding peptide chain release factor 2, putative gives rise to the protein MLLLALLPLVFRESLSMSTSIIAPLFRRELRLALPLSGRWLQDPGLSFLSRAPLATRATRPAAKSTANSGSTLDLCQYDRNDCRVTITAGVGGTEAFDFCKILGRMYKRFIHHYSPPDSWDRDRYGDLPKSLRYVECDAVPGDKVGYRMLEFEVQGEYAYKLFKGEKGTHRLVRNSPYNAMRKRQTTFSSVQVVPMLSESDQDVQRYHSSRQVTDRDVTVETMRSGGKGGQNVNKVETAVRVTHKKTGLSVRVQTERSQAQNREIAMKRLGEMVDAHYKDQLREKCEELRGEEVDADWGKHMRSYILNPEQRFKDHRTDWETAECSTES